In the genome of Luteitalea pratensis, the window TCCAAGCGCCGCGGACGGCAACCCGGTGTCGCGCAGCACGCTTGCGAACCCGAACCCGTGCACCAGCCCGAACGCCAGTGCCACCCAGGCGCGAATGTCGCGCTCGCGACTACCGACAAACAGGTTGTCCGCGCCCACGAAGACGATGCTGAGGGCGATCAGCGGCTCGACGATGTGCGACGGGGGCGTGAGGATCGACAGCGTCGCCAGGGCCAGGGTGATGCTGTGACCGAGCGTGAAGGCGGTGACGATGGCGAGCAGACGGCGCAGGCGCCCGCCTGGCAGGAGCAGTCCGATGAGGAACAGGATGTGATCCGGGCCGATCGCGATGTGATGGATGCCGGACGCGACGAATCGGCGCAGCACCGCCATCCGCCCCTGTGGCGTGCCCGTGTAGTGGTCCGCACGGACCCGATCGCGGTTGAGCACCTCCTGCCATGTAACCCGGCCCGCCTCGTACACCGTGACGAAGGTCTGGTGCGTCGCGTCTTCCGGAAAGAGCCGCGCGCCCAGCCCGAGGTGCCCGGCCGGGCGCGACAGGGCGGCATGCCACGCGACACCGACCGCATCCTGGCCGGGCATCGGTTCCACCCGGTCGATGACCCATGTAATCGGTGTGCCGTCGGCTTCGATCGCCACCCGCGTGGTCACCAGCGTCACGATGCCGTCAGCCTGGGCAGTAACCACCTCCTCATTCGCCAGGGCCGACGGGTCCGGCATGTCGAGCGCGCGAGCGACGTCGATGGCGTGCAGCACGACAGTGCCCGAGAGGCGGTCGGACGCGACGGTGATGTCGAGATAGCTGAAGGGTGCGGGATGGGAGCCGGCGATCCGGGGCGATCCCGCCCAGACGGCCGTCATGACGAGTCCCACCAGCCAGCAACTCCCCCCACGCGTGCTCACCGCGCGAGATTCTATAGGCAGCGCCGTGCCGGGCCATGCCGATGTCGCTGCGTAGTTGTCGACCTTCAGGTCGACAGTCAGTTGTGTTCCGGGAAGCTGGGCCGCCCGCCGCGCGTCAGCGCCGACCTGGAGGTCGGCGCCTACGAAGACCCGGCAGGTAGGGCCGGCCAGCGCGGCCCTCTGTTATAGTCGCGGCCGCCTCACGGAGATTTCCCATGCATCGACTCCTGATCGCGACCGGTCTCGCGCTCGCAGCGCTCCTGCTGCCCGTTACTCACGCATCTGCCCAGTCCGCGGCCATGGATGGCATCCGCGGCGAATTCACTGCCGTGAAGACCTCGGTGATGACTGCGGCCAACAAGGCCCCCGAGTCCATCTACGGGTTCCAGGCGACGCCGGAGGTGTACACGTTCCGCAAGATGCTGCTTCACATTGCCGATGCCGGCTACAGCATCTGTTCCGGATTCAAGGGCACGCCGGGGCAGCGGCCCAAGGTCGATGCCGACGCCGTGCTTCCCAAGGCCGACGTCGTGGCGGCGCTGACCAAGGCCTTCGCCTTTTGCGACGAGGCCCTCGCGGCCGCCAACGATGCCACGCTCGGCGAAACCGTGACGGCGCCCTCAGGAACGAAGCGGCCCAAGAGCTATTACGCCAGCCACCTGCTCGCGCACACAAGCCTGCACTACGGCAACGTGATCACGTACATGCGGCTCAACAAGCTGTCGCCGGGCGAGCAGTAGGGGCGCCGACGGCCGGGCTCGGAGAGCCGGCCCTACCGCGGACGGTGAACCAGCCTACCGCGGATGATGGCCCGCCTGCCTCGGCTAATGAGCCGGCCTGACAGGTATTCGGAGCCCCCGATTCGGACGGGTCACGCCAGCAGTGCGTCGACGACGGTGCCGCTGACGTCGGTGAGCCTGAAACGGCGGCCCTGGTGCAGGTACGTCAGGCGTTCGTGGTCGACGCCGAGCAAACGCAGCAGCGTCGCGTGGAAGTCGTGCACGTGTACCCCACCGTCGACGATGTTGTAGGCGAAGTCGTCGGTGGCGCCGTGGACATAGCCGGCCTTCACGCCGGCGCCGGCCATCCAGATCGAGAAACAACGCGGGTGATGGTCGCGACCGTAGTTGGAGGACGTCAACTTGCCTTGTGAGTAGCTGGTACGACCGAACTCCCCGCCCCAGACCACGAGTGTGTCGTCGAGCATGCCGCGACGTTTCAGGTCGGTGACCAGAGCGGCGCTGGCCTGGTCGGTCTCGCGGCACTGCCGCTCGATCCCCTTGGGCAGGCTGTCGTGCTGATCCCAGCCCTGGTGATAGAGCTGGATGAACTTGACTCCGCGCTCCGCCAGGCGTCGTGCCAGCAGGCAATTGGACGCGAAGCTGCCCGGGAGCCTGGCGTCCGGCCCGTAGAGATCGAGTGTTGCCTCGGTCTCGCCCGACACGTCCATCACCCCGGGCACGCTCGCCTGCATCCGGTAGGACATCTCGTACTGCGCGATGCGTTGGTCTACCTCGCCGTCGCCGAGTTGCTCGGCGGCGTAGGCGTGCAGGTCGCGCAGCCGATCCAGCAGGAGCCGGCGTCCCTGCGGCGTCACGCCGCGAGGGTTGGTGAGGTACAGGACCGGATCCTTGCCGCTGCGGAACTGCACGCCCTGATGCCGTGAGGGCAGGAACCCGCTCCCCCACAACCGCGAGTACAGCGGCTGATCCACCTTGCCAGGCGTGATCAGTACGACGAAGGCTGGCAGGTCCTGAGTATCGGTGCCGAGTCCGTAATGCACCCACGCGCCGATGCTGGGGCGCCCGGCGATCTGCGAGCCGGTCTGGAAGAACGTGATCGCAGGGTCGTGGTTGATCGCGTCGGTGTGCATCGATCGGACGATGCAGAGGTCGTCGACGACCCGGGCTGTATGCGGCAATAAGTCGGAGACCCACGTGCCGGACCGCCCCTGCTGCGAGAAGCCGAACTGCGAACCGGCAAGCGGCAGCACCGACTGGTTGCCTGACATGCCCGTGAGCCGCTGCCCCTGGCGGACCGAGTCTGGCAGGGACTCGCCGTTGCGCGCGCGGAGCACGGGTTTGTCGTCGAAGGTCTCGATCTGGGAGGGCCCGCCGGCCATGAACAGGTAGATGACCCGCCTGGCCTTCGGCGGGAAATGCAGCTGCGAGCCGAGCACGCCCGGGGTCGCCTGCGACGTCATCGCCCCGAGCCGCAAGGGGTTCACGAGATCGGCAAGGGCGATGCCGCCGAGCCCGAGCCCGAACCGGTTCAGCACAGCGCGCCGCGACAGGCCGGCGGCTGGTAGCGCTCCCGTGCATTGATGGTTACTCATCTGGCGGCCTCATCGAATCACCACGAACGCATCGAAGTTCAGGATCAGCGTCGCCACGTTGGTGGTGGCGGCGACGTCGGCAGCCGGGAGCGTGGCATCACGCGGTGTGCCGCCGACGGCGAGGAGTGCCGCGGCAGCCCGTGCGTCAGCCTGGTACAGGCGGCGCTGTTGCTCGAACGCCTGCGCGAGGATCGCCGCTTCGCGCGCGTCCGGTGCCCGTCCCGTGAGCTGCTGGAATGCTCCTCTGTGCCGAGCCGCCGGGTCCTGCGGATGCTCGCGGACCAGGCGCTCGGCGAGTACTCGAGCCGCCTCCACGAACTGCGGATCGTTGAGCAGCACGAGCGACTGCAGCGGCGTCACGGTGACCTCGCGCCGCGCCACGCACACCTCGCGCGACACGGCGTCGAAGGTGGTCATCGCCGGCGGCGGCGACGTCCGGCGCCAGAACGTGTACAGGCTGCGCCGATAGAGCTTGTCGCCCTTGTCCTGGCTGTATGTCTGCCCGGTCCCGGACTGCTCCCACAGGCCCTCCGGCTGGTACGGCTTCACGCTGGGCCCGCCGATGGTCCGGACCAGCAGGCCGCTTGCGGCGAGGGCACTGTCGCGGATGTGTTCCGCGGGCAGGCGCAGGACCGGCCCGCGGGCGAGCAGCAGGTTCTCCGGGTCCAGGCGCAGCGACTCTGTCGATGCCAACGACGACTGGCGGAAGGTATCCGAAGACACGATCAGGCGGTGCAGCGCCTTGACGTCCCACCCGCTCTCGACCAAGCGCGAGGTGAGCCAGTCGAGCAGGTCGGGATGCGTCGGTTGTCGTCCCTGGCTGCCGAAGTCTTCCGGCGTGGCGACGAGGCCCCTGCCGAAGTGCAGCTTCCAGATCCGGTTGACGACGACGCGAGCGGCCAGGGGGTTGGCGCGACTGGTCAGCCAGCGCGCGAGGCCGAGCCGATTCCGCGGCTGGTCGGCAGGGAACGGCGGCAGGCTCGCGGGCGTGTCACGGGACACCACGTCCTTTGGCGCATCGTAGGCGCCCCGTGCGAGAAGGTGCGCCGGGCGGGGCTCCGCGAGTTCCTCCATCACCATCAGCTCGGGTACTGGCCCGATCAGCCGGTTCTGCTCCACCCGCAACCGTTGCAGCGCCGCACGCGCGGTGCGCGACGGCACATGCACGCGGGCCAGGAAGTGCGCGCGGGCAACGGTGTCGCCCGCATCATCGCCTGGCACCGTCCCGGCGACCTCCGCGGCCGAGAGGGACACGTCGTAGACACGCAGGTCGTCCACGAGGCCGTGCCTGAACCCGCTGTCGCGAAAGCGTGCGCCAAGCGTAAGTGCAACCGGCTCCTTCTGCAGGTCGCCAGCGCCCTTGTCGTACAGGATGTCCTTGACGAGGCGGTCGCGCACGACGTCCACCGGCACGGGTGCCCCATCGACGTAGATGACGATGCCTTCGGCGCGGCTCGATCCGTCGTAGGCAATCACCAGGGACGACCAATGTCCGATCGGCAGCGGGATGCGCGCCCGCACGGCGATGGCGTTGCCGGGCCAGAAGTGAATCAGTCCGAAGAATGGCCGGCCATCCTCCAGTGTCAGCTCGAAGCCGCGGCTGCCCGCATCGGTCCAGGCCCGCGACTGGTGCAGCACGACGGCGCGCGCCTGCGTCTCGGTCGGCTTGACCCGAATGGCGATCGAGAACGGGTCGGTCCGCGAGAATGGGCGCAGATCCTTGAGCACGACGGCGTTGTCGCCGCTGAACCGCAAGGCCCGCCCGCCGCTCGCGTCGGGATCGTCGACCAGTGTCGGCCCGTCCTGCAGCGTCGCGACCGCGCTGGTGATCGCGTCGGGTGTGGTATCGCCGGCCACGGTGTCGAAGGCCAGATGCGCGATCGGTGCGGGTGGCGTGACCGTCGCGGATGCGCGCCAGGCGCGGAAGGCTGGATCGGACGCCCGCGCGAGTTGCCGCAGGCGTGACTCGGTGGCCTCGATGCGGCGTTGCACGCGGCTGTAGGCAGCCTGCTCGTGCGCCGGCCAGAGCAGCAGCGACGGCGACGGCGTCGCATTCGTGAAGTGCGAGTACAGGCCGGATTCGTCGATGCTGTTGAAGAACGCGAACAACGAGAAGTAGTCGCGCTGGGTGATGGCGTCGAACTTGTGATCGTGGCAGCGCGCGCATTCGAGCGTCAGCCCGAGCATGGCCGTGCCGAGGGTATTGACACGGTCGGCGACGTACTCGGTCCGGAACTCTTCTTCGATGCTGCCGCCTTCATTGGTCTGGCGGTGGAGGCGATTGAATGCGGTGGCGATGCGCTGCTCGCGCGTCGCGTCGGGAAGGAGGTCGCCGGCCAGTTGCCAGGTCAGGAACTGGTCGTACGGCAGGTTTGTGTTGAAGGCTCCGATCACCCAGTCGCGGTACGGCGACACATCGCGGGTCACGTCGGCCTGGTACCCGTACGTGTCGGCGTAACGCGCGAGATCGAGCCAGTCGGCGGCCATCCGCTCGCCATACGCCGGCG includes:
- a CDS encoding HupE/UreJ family protein is translated as MSTRGGSCWLVGLVMTAVWAGSPRIAGSHPAPFSYLDITVASDRLSGTVVLHAIDVARALDMPDPSALANEEVVTAQADGIVTLVTTRVAIEADGTPITWVIDRVEPMPGQDAVGVAWHAALSRPAGHLGLGARLFPEDATHQTFVTVYEAGRVTWQEVLNRDRVRADHYTGTPQGRMAVLRRFVASGIHHIAIGPDHILFLIGLLLPGGRLRRLLAIVTAFTLGHSITLALATLSILTPPSHIVEPLIALSIVFVGADNLFVGSRERDIRAWVALAFGLVHGFGFASVLRDTGLPSAALGVSLFAFNLGVEIGQAVIVLIAALGLGLLRRHRPAWSGLVATAGSALVMLAGAYWFVERVLQGRA
- a CDS encoding DinB family protein, giving the protein MHRLLIATGLALAALLLPVTHASAQSAAMDGIRGEFTAVKTSVMTAANKAPESIYGFQATPEVYTFRKMLLHIADAGYSICSGFKGTPGQRPKVDADAVLPKADVVAALTKAFAFCDEALAAANDATLGETVTAPSGTKRPKSYYASHLLAHTSLHYGNVITYMRLNKLSPGEQ
- a CDS encoding DUF1501 domain-containing protein, with amino-acid sequence MSNHQCTGALPAAGLSRRAVLNRFGLGLGGIALADLVNPLRLGAMTSQATPGVLGSQLHFPPKARRVIYLFMAGGPSQIETFDDKPVLRARNGESLPDSVRQGQRLTGMSGNQSVLPLAGSQFGFSQQGRSGTWVSDLLPHTARVVDDLCIVRSMHTDAINHDPAITFFQTGSQIAGRPSIGAWVHYGLGTDTQDLPAFVVLITPGKVDQPLYSRLWGSGFLPSRHQGVQFRSGKDPVLYLTNPRGVTPQGRRLLLDRLRDLHAYAAEQLGDGEVDQRIAQYEMSYRMQASVPGVMDVSGETEATLDLYGPDARLPGSFASNCLLARRLAERGVKFIQLYHQGWDQHDSLPKGIERQCRETDQASAALVTDLKRRGMLDDTLVVWGGEFGRTSYSQGKLTSSNYGRDHHPRCFSIWMAGAGVKAGYVHGATDDFAYNIVDGGVHVHDFHATLLRLLGVDHERLTYLHQGRRFRLTDVSGTVVDALLA
- a CDS encoding DUF1553 domain-containing protein, which translates into the protein MRASGTRWRHLTAMVLLIVACGASSARARQPAPPAAAPDQAPAVDFNRQIRPLLSDRCFRCHGPDASKRKAKLRLDTRDGLFKDLEAGMAVVTPGDKVRSEMIRRIQLPSDDEDLMPPADAHLALTAAETALLTRWVSEGAPYRAHWSWEPVASPPVPALSDAGQTPIDAFVRMRLAAEGVSPSPPAAPELLLRRLSFNLTGLPPGRADIEAFRADHSPSAYARVVDRLLASPAYGERMAADWLDLARYADTYGYQADVTRDVSPYRDWVIGAFNTNLPYDQFLTWQLAGDLLPDATREQRIATAFNRLHRQTNEGGSIEEEFRTEYVADRVNTLGTAMLGLTLECARCHDHKFDAITQRDYFSLFAFFNSIDESGLYSHFTNATPSPSLLLWPAHEQAAYSRVQRRIEATESRLRQLARASDPAFRAWRASATVTPPAPIAHLAFDTVAGDTTPDAITSAVATLQDGPTLVDDPDASGGRALRFSGDNAVVLKDLRPFSRTDPFSIAIRVKPTETQARAVVLHQSRAWTDAGSRGFELTLEDGRPFFGLIHFWPGNAIAVRARIPLPIGHWSSLVIAYDGSSRAEGIVIYVDGAPVPVDVVRDRLVKDILYDKGAGDLQKEPVALTLGARFRDSGFRHGLVDDLRVYDVSLSAAEVAGTVPGDDAGDTVARAHFLARVHVPSRTARAALQRLRVEQNRLIGPVPELMVMEELAEPRPAHLLARGAYDAPKDVVSRDTPASLPPFPADQPRNRLGLARWLTSRANPLAARVVVNRIWKLHFGRGLVATPEDFGSQGRQPTHPDLLDWLTSRLVESGWDVKALHRLIVSSDTFRQSSLASTESLRLDPENLLLARGPVLRLPAEHIRDSALAASGLLVRTIGGPSVKPYQPEGLWEQSGTGQTYSQDKGDKLYRRSLYTFWRRTSPPPAMTTFDAVSREVCVARREVTVTPLQSLVLLNDPQFVEAARVLAERLVREHPQDPAARHRGAFQQLTGRAPDAREAAILAQAFEQQRRLYQADARAAAALLAVGGTPRDATLPAADVAATTNVATLILNFDAFVVIR